A section of the Rhodospirillaceae bacterium genome encodes:
- the ubiA gene encoding 4-hydroxybenzoate octaprenyltransferase: MAPRPERAGLIAGTDMPAQSWIDRLLPRPARPYARLMRLDRPIGTWLLLFPGWWSIALAFDTLAWTWDGAGRFLWFMALFGAGALLMRGAGCTWNDITDRDFDAMVERTRTRPIPSGQVSVRQALAFMMLQMAVAFGILLQFNGFAVLVGAASLAIVFVYPLMKRVTYWPQIVLGLAFNWGALLGWAAVRGDLGWPPVLLYIAGIFWTLGYDTIYAHQDKEDDILIGVKSSALKLGANTRPWLWFFYGMASLLIAAAGWLDGLGPVFWIGFALGVVQLGWQAAKVDIDDPADCLRIFKSNRVFGWCLLLGLTADLVYQAGA; this comes from the coding sequence ATGGCTCCTCGCCCGGAACGCGCCGGCCTGATCGCCGGCACCGACATGCCGGCGCAAAGCTGGATCGACCGGCTCCTGCCCCGGCCGGCGCGGCCCTATGCGCGGTTGATGCGCCTCGACCGGCCGATCGGGACGTGGCTGCTGCTGTTTCCAGGCTGGTGGTCGATCGCCCTGGCGTTCGACACGCTGGCGTGGACCTGGGACGGCGCCGGCAGGTTTCTCTGGTTCATGGCCCTGTTCGGCGCCGGCGCCCTGCTGATGCGCGGGGCGGGCTGCACCTGGAACGACATCACCGACCGGGACTTCGACGCCATGGTGGAGCGCACGCGCACCCGGCCGATTCCCAGCGGTCAGGTTTCCGTCAGGCAGGCGCTGGCCTTCATGATGCTGCAGATGGCCGTCGCCTTCGGCATCCTGCTCCAGTTCAACGGCTTTGCCGTCCTGGTCGGCGCGGCATCGCTCGCCATCGTGTTCGTCTATCCGCTGATGAAGCGGGTGACCTACTGGCCGCAGATCGTGCTCGGGCTGGCGTTCAACTGGGGCGCCCTGCTCGGCTGGGCGGCCGTGCGCGGCGACCTCGGCTGGCCGCCGGTCCTGCTCTATATCGCCGGCATCTTCTGGACCCTCGGCTACGACACGATCTACGCCCACCAGGACAAGGAAGACGACATCCTGATCGGCGTGAAATCGAGCGCGCTGAAGCTGGGCGCCAACACCCGGCCGTGGCTGTGGTTCTTCTACGGGATGGCGTCGCTCCTGATCGCCGCCGCCGGATGGCTCGACGGGCTCGGCCCGGTATTCTGGATCGGCTTCGCGCTTGGCGTCGTGCAACTCGGCTGGCAGGCCGCCAAAGTCGACATCGACGATCCGGCGGATTGCCTGCGCATCTTCAAGTCGAACCGGGTTTTCGGCTGGTGCCTGCTGCTCGGCCTGACAGCCGACCTGGTATATCAGGCAGGTGCCTGA